A region of the Deltaproteobacteria bacterium genome:
TTCAGTTTGCTTTCGATGATTACACCCTCTCCACCAAATCGAAAGAAAACGTAGAGAAACTCGCCGCATGGATGTCCAAAAGTCCCACCGAGAAAATTCAGATCGAAGGGCATACCTGTGACATCGGGACAGCCGAATACAACCTGGCCCTGGGTGAGCGGCGGGCCAACAGCGCCCAAAAATACTTGGAAGGGATGGGGATAGCCTCGGCAAGGATGTCTACCATCAGTTACGGAGAAGAAAGACCTCTGGTCCCCAACAAAAACGAGGCCGAACGTTCTAAGAACCGCCGGGATGAATTTATTAAGACCAAATAACCTTTCCTAATCTTCAGGAACGCTTCCTCAAACGAAGAATTGAGGAAGAGTTCCTCAATATTTGGTTGGCCCTATGAAGAGAATGAATCGCTTCTTTTTACTCGCTCTTATTTTGCTTGGTTTATTATCTTGCGGCGGATGCGCCACCCAAAACGACCTGGAAGCCCTCCAGCGCGACACGAACAATAACACCAAAGAACTTTTGGCCCTCCAGCGGAATCTCTATGATTCAAATTCAGAGATTAAAAACCTTTCCACCAAGACGGATACCTTGGGAAAAAAGATCAATGATCTGCACCAAGAAATGACTACCCTGGGGGCGGAGACCAAGACGAAAATCGGGTTCTTGGAAAAAGAGATGGAGACTGCCAGCCAACCCATGCGCCGCTACCAGGCAGACCTGGGAGCCCGGCTGGATAAACTCCAGATGGAAGTGCAAAATCTGATGGGACGGTTTGAAGAAAGTAAATACTTTGCCCAGAAGACTTTTGGGGAGACCAAAACCTTCAAAGAGGCCTACCAGGGGAAACTCGACGAATTGGATAAACGCATGGCGGCCCTGAACAAAAGGGTGGAAGAATGGGAGAAGAAAATAGCGGCCGAAAGTAGGGCTCCCAAGGGAGAAGCGGAAACCGGGGAAGAAAAACCTTCAGCTATCGAGGCCCCCCCAGCCCAAGGTGAGCCTACCAAAAAACAGGTTCCCTCCCAGAAAGCGGAACCGGAAGGGAAAAAAGTTGTAGCCTCTCCTGATGAGGTTTACAAGAAAGCTTACGAACAATTTACCAAGGGCAATGTCGGGGGAGCCAAAGCAGGTTTCAAGAGATTGCTGGAGGGTTACCCCAAGTCCAAGTATGCTGAAAACGCTCATTACTGGCTGGGAGAATGCTATTTTGCCGAAAAAAAGTATGATGAAGCCATCTTGGAATTCGATGAAGTGATTAAAAAATATCCCAAGGGGAACAAGGTTCCCGACGCGCTATTCCGCCAAGGGATAGCCTTCCTGGAGATGAAGGATACAATTAACGCCAAACTGATATTAAAAGAAGTCGTCAAACGCTTTCCTAAATCAGACCAAGCCAATCGTGCTCGCAAGAAATTGAAAGAAATCGGATAACCCTTCCCAACAACCCGTCTTTCGCTTTCAGCCCCAAGAGAAGGAACAATGTTCTCAGAAAAATATTTTGGGGGCCCCTGCTAACGAAGCGATGCCTCACAACGTTGCCCACCGCCTGGTTTATTGCAAAGGGATGACCGTAGTTCCCCGGGGCACCGGAAGCTGAAAATCTTGTGCCGTCCAGCGGGGGTTTAATTCCATCTCGAGGTATTCCACCGTGAGCCGGGCCACCGGTTCGAAGGACGTAAACTGGATTTTTTGGGGGAAGAGGAAACCTTGGATGCGGCGAAAGTCTTCAAAAATTAGGCGTTGGGATAAGGCAGGCCGGTAAAATTCGGCCCGAAGAATATGCCAGGAAAAAGGATTTACCCAAAGAATCTGGCGCTCTCTGCGCGAGGTAGAAGCAAGTTCTACGGTCCAAAGACCTTCCTCCCCATCTCGGCGAGTGGAGGCTAAGTCGTAATCGATCAAAAGGGGGGCACCTAAAAGAAGGGAGACGACTTCTTCCGGCTCCAGGGCTAACGGGAGGGCCAAGGAAAGATGCTTGGCCGTGGCCCAGCCCCAATAGTACCTATTCTCTCCAGGATTATATAGACTCAACTCGCGGCCATCCGTGACCAAATAGAATTGGGGTGTGCCCAGAGGGCCCAAACTTTCTGCTCGCAGCCATCCCGGTCGACGAACAAAAAGGACTTCCTGCGCATGAAAGCTTTTTTCCGCCGCAGAAACTTTCACCTGGGCCAGGCCTTTCAAGCCTTCCAAGGTTTGGAGGCGGGTCCTGATTTGATGCAGAAGAAATTCGGGTGAGGGCGTTTCGGGGGGAAGGAGGGGAAGAGTGGCGCAACCACTGATAACCAAAAAAAATAGGAGGCTAAGAAGCCAAATCCTCATTCGCGTTTCTTTTCTTTTTGCAATTTTTTTATCTTTTCTTTCAACTCAGATTTTTTGGGGTCCAATTTATTGGCCCGTTCATACATCTCGATGGCTTTATCGAACAGCTTGCTGTGGGCATAAGCATCTCCCAGATGCTCGGCAATAATCGGATCATCCGGAGCCAAGCGGTGAGCTTTTTCCAATTCCACCACAGCTTTTTCCATTGCTCCCTTTTTGAAGTAAACCCAACCCAGACTGTCGGTGATGTAACCATCGTTGGGCTTTAACTCTAAGGCCCGCTGGATGAGGCCCTCCGCTTCATCCAAGTTAATTCCTTTTTCGGCAAAGGTATAGCCGATATAATTGAGAGCCTGGGCATGATTGGGATTCACTTCCAGAACTTTACGCATCTGGGTAATCCCTTCCTGCCAGTTTCCGGATTTGTCGTAGAAGACCCCGAGGTTAAAAAGAGTTTTTTCGTCTTGGGGAGCCAACTCCAATGCTTTTTTGAGCAGGCGGATTCCCTCCTCAAACTGGTTGGTTTTCTCGTAGAAAGAGGCTAAAAAGCGGTAAAGTTCGGGGTTGTCCGATTTGGCCCGGATGGCTGCCTGCAGAGCAGAGATAGCCGCCTCGGCTTTGTTCTGTTTATCGTAGACATAAGCCAGATGAATCTGGGAATCGACGTAAAGGGAAGAGGATGGTGGGATTCGTTTAAACTCTTCCGCGGCGCGGTCCAATTCTTTTTTCTCCTCATAAGCCGTTCCCAAGTAATATCGTACCCGATCATTATCCGGTTGGGAGGAGAGGACAAAGGAGAACTGTTCAATGGCTTCGTCCAGGCGCCCTTGTTCAAAGTAGATAAGTCCGATCTTCGTCCGCACCTCTGTATTGTTGATGGCTAATTTTTCTGCGGCATGAAACTCGGTCAGCGCTTCGTTAAGCTTGTTTTGACGGATGAAGACCTGACCCAGCCGCTCATGGGCTTCCGAATTCGAAGGATTTAGGGTTAAGATCTCTTGGTAAATCTTGATGGCCTTTTCGTTTGCTTGCTGAATTTCATGGATCAAGGCCAAATCCATAAGAGCAGGTTCGAAATGGGGTTTGATCTCCAGAGAAGCCTGGTAGTGTTTCTTGGCCTCCTCGAAACGTTTCATCTCGGCATAGACTCGAGCCAGGTAGTAATGGCCCATTAAGGAATGGGGATCAATGGCTAAAAGGGCTTGGAAGTTGGTTTCGGCTTTATCGTAATCTTTCTGCTCGGCGTAAAGGGTTCCCATAAAGAGGTAGGCTTCCTGGCTTTGGGGTTCGAGCTGGATTGCTTTCTGGTAGGCTTGGATCGCCTTTTCGTGCTGCTGGAGAGAGAGGTATAAACCCCCCAGGAGCAGATGGGCGGGGACGCTGTTTGGGTTGACCTGGATGGCTTTTTCCCCTTCGTGCAAAGCCTTTTCCGGAAGGCCTTTCTTGAGATATAGGGCTGCCAGATGAATATGGAGGTAAGCAGAACTTTGATCGTGTTCCAGGGCTTTAAGGTACTGGTTGGCAGCCTGATCGATGTCGCCAGTTCTTTGATAGAGTTGGGCAAGCAAAAAGTGATAATAAGATTTGGCGGCAGGCCCCGGTGGCAAAAAATCTTTGGTTGAGGATGGAATGGGTTTTATCGTAGCGCAGGCGGGCGCCAGAAAGGAAATGAGTAGATAAAAAAAAGCCCTTCTCATGAAGGACATAGCCAATTCCTCTTTCTTAGAGCAACCCTTCAGGGATAATTATTTTATGATACTATCATGTAGGCCTGATGTCAATTTTCTTTTAAGCTGCTTTTTTGGGCAAACTTTGGCTTTTATTGACAACCTTAGATATTGCGCTAAAATAATTAAAAAATTGAATCGCCCCATCCGCCTATCCACCTGTATAGGATGAGGATGGACGAGGAGGGATCCGCAGCGATTCGATCGGAGGAAGGAAGGAATGATACCGAGAATTTTAACGGTAGCCGGGTCAGATTCTGGTGGTGGCGCTGGAATTCAAGCAGACTTGAAGACCATCGCCGTTCTGGGGGGATTTGGGATGAGCGCTGTAACGGCCGTGACGGCCCAGAATACCCAGGGAGTGATGGGCATCCATGAAGTGCCGGCGGATTTCGTTAGGCAGCAAATGGAGGCGGTGATTACGGACATTGGCGTGGATGCAATGAAGACGGGAATGCTGGGGAACTCAAAAATTATCCGGGCCGTCAGTCAGATAATTCGCCAATATCGTCTTGCCCCAGTGGTTGTAGATCCGGTGATGGTTGCTAAAAGTGGCACCCGGCTTCTTTCTCCAGAAGCGGAACAGGTTCTCCGCCAAGAACTCCTTCCCCTGGCGCAGGTGATTGTTCCCAACCTTCCAGAAAGTGAAGCCCTCATCGGAAAAAAAATTAAAGGGTGGAAAGGAATGCAAGAAGCGGCCATCCTGATCCACAGGATGGGGGCGAAGAATGTGCTCATCAAGGGCGGGCATCTTTCCGGAGATCCGGTGGATGTTTTTTTTGATGGCCGAAAATTTTTTGATCTCAAGGGCAACCGCCTAATCACGCCTCATACCCACGGGACGGGATGCACAATTTCCGCCGCCATCGCTGTGGAATTGGCCAAAGGAAGCCCGGTCTTGGAAGCAGTGGAAAAGGCCAAAGCCTTCGTCACTGCGGCCATCCAATTTTCTTTGCCTTTAGGGCACGGGCAGGGTCCCGTCAATCCTTTTGCTTGGGCGACCCGGGAAATCGAGCGGTATCAAATTATCCAGAAACTTAAGCAGGCTTTCCAAACCCTGCGGGAGAGGAAGGTGGGGTACCTTTTCCCAGAGGTACAGTCAAACTTGGGATTTGCCCTTCCCTATTCCCGAAGCCCAGAAGACGTCGCCGCCTTTCCTGGCAGGTTCGTTCACTGGGGAAATGAGGTCGGCAAGGTAGCCGACCCAGAATTCGGTGCTTCTCAGCATATCGCCAAAATTATCCTTACCGCCATGACCTATGATGCGGAGATGCGCTCTGCCATGAACGTACGATTCGCGGAAGAAATTTTAAGACGGGCGAAGAAGACTGGCTTGGCGATCGGCCATTTCGACCGCCAAGATGAACCGGCAGGGGTGAAGCGAAGGGAAGGCTCTTCTCTTTCTTGGGGGGTCCAAAGGGTTTTGCAAAAATCCAAATCCATCCCCGACATCATCTTTGACCGGGGGGGTATGGGGAAAGAACCCATGATCCGAGTTCTGGGGCGAGATCCCGAAGATGTCGTGGCCAAGGTCATCCGCCTAGGTTGAACCGCGCCCCTCAGGCTAACCCCGGTTTGGCTTTTCTTCTTCCTGCTGAACCTTGTCCTTGTTCCTGAAAGAGGAAGATTAAACAGTAGATTCCTCTCTCCTTTTATATTATCATAGCAAGCAGAGAGTCTTCAGGGGGGAACGGTGCTTGCTTATCTGAAAGAAATCCTTGCCAGTATGCGCTGGCAGGATTTAATGGACATCCTGTTAATTACCTTTATCCTCTACCGGCTGTATGTTTGGTTGCAGGGAACTAGAGCCTTGCGCATCCTGATTGCCCTCGCTGCCCTGGGCCTTCTTTATCTTCTGGCCCGGTGGTCCGGCCTCTTTATAACTACTTGGATCTTGCAATACCTCTGGGCCGTCATCCTGGTTATCATGGTGGTGGTCTTCCAATCGGAGATTCGTCAAGTCCTGGAACGGATGAGCCCGCTGAATTTTTTCTTGGGGCAGCCCGAAACCCTGGATCGATTGGCCCTGGAAGAAGTAGTGCGAACCGCTTTTGAATTGGCCAAGAATCGAATCGGAGCTCTTATCGTCTTTCAGCGGCGGGACATTCTGGAAGATCATCTGAAGGGAGGAATTCCCCTTGACGGCCGGATAAGCTTCGAGGTTCTTTCCAGTATTTTTATACCTTCCTCACCAGCCCATGACGGGGCGGTAATCATCCATGGAGGAAGAATCGTATCGGTGGGGTGTTATCTTCCTCTTTCGGACAACCCAGCCCTGCCGCGGAATTATGGAAGCCGGCACCGGGCAGGAATCGGTATCACCGAAAAGTGTGATGCCATCTCTCTAATCGTCTCGGAAGAAAGAGGAGAAGTTTTATTGGCGGTCGAGGGAGAAATTACCCGCATGGGTAACCCTGGTGATCTCCAGGAACGTTTGGGGTCGATGCTTTTCAAGGTAGAAAGGAAAAAAAATCGTTGGCCATCCGCTTTAACTGCCAACCTGGTACCCAAGGGCATTGCCTTTGCTCTGGTGCTTGTGCTTTGGGGTTTTATCGCCGGACAACAACGGACGGAAATGTGGTTAACCGTTCCCTTAGAATACCGCAATATACCGACGAATATGGAAATTGCCGGGGAATTGGTCAACAAGGTTGAAGTCGGCATCCGCGGGCCGCGCGGGGTGATTTCGGGCGTTAGCCAGGATCAGGTAAGGGCCCATATAGACTTATCCCAAGGCCTGCGCGGCTTGAATTATGCCCGCATCACAACGGACAATATCCGCATTCCAGTGGGAACAGAGGTCACCAAGATCAACCCATCTTCGATGCGCATCAGGTTAGAAGACGTGAAGACTCGTTCGGTTCAGGTCAAGGCTCAGTTCATCGGCAAGCTTCCGCAACCCCTGCGCTTAGAGACCGTCTGGGTAGAGCCTCGTTTTGTTGTCCTCCAAGGGCCTGAGAGCCGCTTGACCAAAGTTCGAGAAGTCTTGACCGAGCCCATAGACTTGTCCAGTATAACAGAAAATACGAAAATCTCCGTAGGAGTGGATGTCAATTTTCCCCAAATTCGCCTGGCCCCCAACCAACCTTCCCACGTTACCGTGGAGATCAAAATCGGAAAAGGCTCCTGAATTTAGGAGAAGGGATGCAGGATATTTACGAAGAGATGATTGCCGCCTGCCGGAATATTGCTGCATCCTTCCCTCCCCCTCGTTTTTATACCGATGGCGAGAGATGGCTTTCTCTCTCTCGCTCCGCTTTTGATCAAAACCAACAAGTCAAAAGATGCCGAGAACTTGTCCTCCATGAACTAAGAGACAACCTTGGGCATGGAATGGGCCATGCCGAGAAAGTAGCCGTGGAAGCCGGAGCTTTGACTTACATGGAGGGAGAAAGACTTTCCCTGGGGAAGGGAATCAAACACGAAGCAGGTATCTTGGCCCAGATGGCCGGCCTCCTTCATGACCTCCGGCGGGGCGAAAAAGAGCACGCCCAAGCCAGCGCTTCAGCGGCCAGGAAAATCCTTGCGGAATTTCCCTCCATCTCCTTCGAGAAGGGAAAGTATATCATGGAAGCGATCGCCAACCATGAAGCCTTTGTCGAACCCAAGGAGATCGACTCCACAATCGGGCAGATGATCAGTGACGTCCTGTACGATGCCGATAAGTTCCGCTGGGGCCCGGACAATTTTACTCTTACTCTCTGGCAAATGCTTCGTTTTACGCAAGCTCCCATGGTACGCTTCATCAGACGGTTTCCCAGAGGAATGAGGGGAGTTGCCCGCATTAAAGACACTTTCCGTTCCCAGGCGGGAAAGACCTATGGACCCGAGTTCATCGACCTGGGACTCCAAATCGGAGAGAAAATTTACCAATTTTTGCAGGAACGGTTCGCCGCCGAGCTCTCTCCAGAAGAAACGGAGAAAAACAGATGAGGAGAAATTTTTTCTTCCCTCATCCCCTCATTTCCTCATCGTCTTTTTTCTCGATCAAAGATGCCCTTTGGATAGCCTGGGGCCCGAATTTTTCCCAGATTTGGTCCACAGCTGCGGTGGAGCGTTCGCCCTTTTTTTGATGGGAATGAAAGAGGGAAAGTTGCTCAGGGGTGTCGCGTCGGCGCAGATTGGATACCCCCACGCCGAGAAGCCTGGCCCTTTTTTTTAGAGCTTCGGTCTTATCCAGGAGTTTGATCGCGGTCTGGTATATGGCCATTCCTTGATCCGTGGGAGATGGAAGAGTCGCACTCCGGGTCACTAAACTGAAGTCAGGATAACGAACCTTCAATTGGACAGTGTAACCTTTTAATTTTTGTTTACGAAGCTCCCATCCGACTCGTTCCGATTGTTCTAAGAGGACTTTTTTCATCACTGGCCAATGGTGAAGGTCCGGGGTAAAAGTTTCTTCCTGACTGATGGACTTGGGTTCCGCATGGGGGGTTACGGGTCGATCATCTTGCCCCCTGGACAGGGTGACAAGCTCCAGGCCAAATTTCCCTAATTTTTTTTCGATGAGCGCGGGAGGGTGGTTAGCCAATTGCCCGACCTTGAATATCCCCAAGCCTTGTAAAACTTCTGCGGTAGACTTGCCGACACCCCCCAGTTTTGCTATAGGCAGTTCTCGAAGAAATTCTTCCACTTCCCCGGGCTTGATTGCCACCAAGCCGTCGGGTTTTTTAAAATCGGAAGCGATTTTGGCCAGAAATTTATTCGGGGCAATTCCAGCCGAGGCCGTAAGACCGGTTGTTTCGTAAATCCGGCGTTTAATTTCTTGCGCAATCTTTAATGGGGGTCCGAAAAGTTTTTCGCTCCCCGTGACGTCTAAATAGGATTCATCCAACGAGAGGGGTTCGACCAGGGGAGTAAATTCTGTTAGAATGGCCAAGATCTGCTCAGAGACTTCCTGATAGCGATCCATTCTGACGGGTAAAAAGATTCCCTGGGGACAGAGCCTTTTGGCCTGAGAAGTGGGCATTGCCGAGCGTACACCAAAAACGCGGGCTTCATAAGATGCAGCTGAGACAACCCCTCTCTTTTCAGCTTCCCCTGCTACGATCACAGGCAACCCCCGAAGAGAAGGGTTGTCCCGTTGCTCCACCGC
Encoded here:
- a CDS encoding OmpA family protein — its product is QFAFDDYTLSTKSKENVEKLAAWMSKSPTEKIQIEGHTCDIGTAEYNLALGERRANSAQKYLEGMGIASARMSTISYGEERPLVPNKNEAERSKNRRDEFIKTK
- the ybgF gene encoding tol-pal system protein YbgF, encoding MNRFFLLALILLGLLSCGGCATQNDLEALQRDTNNNTKELLALQRNLYDSNSEIKNLSTKTDTLGKKINDLHQEMTTLGAETKTKIGFLEKEMETASQPMRRYQADLGARLDKLQMEVQNLMGRFEESKYFAQKTFGETKTFKEAYQGKLDELDKRMAALNKRVEEWEKKIAAESRAPKGEAETGEEKPSAIEAPPAQGEPTKKQVPSQKAEPEGKKVVASPDEVYKKAYEQFTKGNVGGAKAGFKRLLEGYPKSKYAENAHYWLGECYFAEKKYDEAILEFDEVIKKYPKGNKVPDALFRQGIAFLEMKDTINAKLILKEVVKRFPKSDQANRARKKLKEIG
- a CDS encoding DUF4292 domain-containing protein — protein: MRIWLLSLLFFLVISGCATLPLLPPETPSPEFLLHQIRTRLQTLEGLKGLAQVKVSAAEKSFHAQEVLFVRRPGWLRAESLGPLGTPQFYLVTDGRELSLYNPGENRYYWGWATAKHLSLALPLALEPEEVVSLLLGAPLLIDYDLASTRRDGEEGLWTVELASTSRRERQILWVNPFSWHILRAEFYRPALSQRLIFEDFRRIQGFLFPQKIQFTSFEPVARLTVEYLEMELNPRWTAQDFQLPVPRGTTVIPLQ
- a CDS encoding tetratricopeptide repeat protein codes for the protein MSFMRRAFFYLLISFLAPACATIKPIPSSTKDFLPPGPAAKSYYHFLLAQLYQRTGDIDQAANQYLKALEHDQSSAYLHIHLAALYLKKGLPEKALHEGEKAIQVNPNSVPAHLLLGGLYLSLQQHEKAIQAYQKAIQLEPQSQEAYLFMGTLYAEQKDYDKAETNFQALLAIDPHSLMGHYYLARVYAEMKRFEEAKKHYQASLEIKPHFEPALMDLALIHEIQQANEKAIKIYQEILTLNPSNSEAHERLGQVFIRQNKLNEALTEFHAAEKLAINNTEVRTKIGLIYFEQGRLDEAIEQFSFVLSSQPDNDRVRYYLGTAYEEKKELDRAAEEFKRIPPSSSLYVDSQIHLAYVYDKQNKAEAAISALQAAIRAKSDNPELYRFLASFYEKTNQFEEGIRLLKKALELAPQDEKTLFNLGVFYDKSGNWQEGITQMRKVLEVNPNHAQALNYIGYTFAEKGINLDEAEGLIQRALELKPNDGYITDSLGWVYFKKGAMEKAVVELEKAHRLAPDDPIIAEHLGDAYAHSKLFDKAIEMYERANKLDPKKSELKEKIKKLQKEKKRE
- the thiD gene encoding bifunctional hydroxymethylpyrimidine kinase/phosphomethylpyrimidine kinase, giving the protein MIPRILTVAGSDSGGGAGIQADLKTIAVLGGFGMSAVTAVTAQNTQGVMGIHEVPADFVRQQMEAVITDIGVDAMKTGMLGNSKIIRAVSQIIRQYRLAPVVVDPVMVAKSGTRLLSPEAEQVLRQELLPLAQVIVPNLPESEALIGKKIKGWKGMQEAAILIHRMGAKNVLIKGGHLSGDPVDVFFDGRKFFDLKGNRLITPHTHGTGCTISAAIAVELAKGSPVLEAVEKAKAFVTAAIQFSLPLGHGQGPVNPFAWATREIERYQIIQKLKQAFQTLRERKVGYLFPEVQSNLGFALPYSRSPEDVAAFPGRFVHWGNEVGKVADPEFGASQHIAKIILTAMTYDAEMRSAMNVRFAEEILRRAKKTGLAIGHFDRQDEPAGVKRREGSSLSWGVQRVLQKSKSIPDIIFDRGGMGKEPMIRVLGRDPEDVVAKVIRLG
- the cdaA gene encoding diadenylate cyclase CdaA; this encodes MLAYLKEILASMRWQDLMDILLITFILYRLYVWLQGTRALRILIALAALGLLYLLARWSGLFITTWILQYLWAVILVIMVVVFQSEIRQVLERMSPLNFFLGQPETLDRLALEEVVRTAFELAKNRIGALIVFQRRDILEDHLKGGIPLDGRISFEVLSSIFIPSSPAHDGAVIIHGGRIVSVGCYLPLSDNPALPRNYGSRHRAGIGITEKCDAISLIVSEERGEVLLAVEGEITRMGNPGDLQERLGSMLFKVERKKNRWPSALTANLVPKGIAFALVLVLWGFIAGQQRTEMWLTVPLEYRNIPTNMEIAGELVNKVEVGIRGPRGVISGVSQDQVRAHIDLSQGLRGLNYARITTDNIRIPVGTEVTKINPSSMRIRLEDVKTRSVQVKAQFIGKLPQPLRLETVWVEPRFVVLQGPESRLTKVREVLTEPIDLSSITENTKISVGVDVNFPQIRLAPNQPSHVTVEIKIGKGS
- the dinB gene encoding DNA polymerase IV; translation: MNRKIIHIDMDAFYAAVEQRDNPSLRGLPVIVAGEAEKRGVVSAASYEARVFGVRSAMPTSQAKRLCPQGIFLPVRMDRYQEVSEQILAILTEFTPLVEPLSLDESYLDVTGSEKLFGPPLKIAQEIKRRIYETTGLTASAGIAPNKFLAKIASDFKKPDGLVAIKPGEVEEFLRELPIAKLGGVGKSTAEVLQGLGIFKVGQLANHPPALIEKKLGKFGLELVTLSRGQDDRPVTPHAEPKSISQEETFTPDLHHWPVMKKVLLEQSERVGWELRKQKLKGYTVQLKVRYPDFSLVTRSATLPSPTDQGMAIYQTAIKLLDKTEALKKRARLLGVGVSNLRRRDTPEQLSLFHSHQKKGERSTAAVDQIWEKFGPQAIQRASLIEKKDDEEMRG